One stretch of Chitinophaga pendula DNA includes these proteins:
- a CDS encoding Calx-beta domain-containing protein has protein sequence MKKIVSLFLLLGMGAISRAQEMPVVFNKSFGSPKNQYQKLAIAEGNAIVAIGGGLDNGCITKLSAAGNLIFNTKLNKGGLVAYQDLLLLPKGDIIAVGGGTIAYGNARITKLTSNGEVVFDKSIGNGQGGFYAKVILDRHGNIIAVGVDGSKPAQARITKFASDGKIEFDKAFGAHSLLSNVLIDEDENIVAVGGDAGDGEGKAYMVKIDGKGEKQFELSFGKPGAVFEKMLLLEDGAVLAMGGGAYGTGNASRIAKVNNEGQVVFDKEYSTVDGKFNAMKVNDLGQIFACAEEKDKGRLVKLRPDGTELFNKEIDAALYALEVGKNGRVVAAGGNINSNTGKIVKLLPDGTLQVNKNAGTLFQHLLLTEDDEICVVAREGYRLMKFSPDGEMMFDKELGKYDAKTTLSALLMSPAGEILAAGGGEHDGNRIIKISHGVTINDIVVSEPLNGLANATMTITLSGFLRSNGVRTPVNVHYKAIANKTGAGTADFDATEGTISFVPSEYAAGAIISKTIQIPIKSDNLLEGKESFHVELLDASELHLTKAKGEVAILDQPAIVKFTGGNAGAEPATDVLFAAGLFKRDNTPLVNATTKPVKLTYKFGNGTALAGADFVNSLKAPFEIASGASTASLSVKVKDDNRFELAETVVLVLSEIKADNEANVGYNGDVTSISASQYIHDQAAYITLVKLTDANESSTAPVSMFKCILVKAADQSVQTNCTGSDINIYFSVDSSSTAANGRDYVIMNGDMVKITGDCAFSETDIQVALVNDRIKENDASVVLKLREATSAANIGILKIVPDLKLNTALAIIHDDDNDAGETVLSVK, from the coding sequence ATGAAAAAAATTGTTTCGTTGTTCCTGTTGTTGGGAATGGGGGCTATATCCCGGGCGCAGGAAATGCCTGTTGTATTCAATAAGAGCTTCGGTAGCCCTAAAAATCAATATCAGAAGCTAGCGATAGCAGAAGGAAATGCTATTGTTGCCATCGGTGGAGGATTGGATAATGGATGTATTACGAAGCTATCTGCTGCCGGCAATCTTATTTTTAATACCAAGCTTAACAAGGGAGGTCTTGTTGCTTACCAGGACTTACTGCTATTGCCCAAAGGGGATATCATCGCTGTAGGTGGTGGAACGATTGCTTATGGTAATGCCCGTATCACCAAACTTACTTCGAACGGAGAGGTGGTGTTTGACAAAAGTATTGGTAATGGACAAGGCGGTTTTTATGCTAAAGTGATCCTGGATCGTCACGGTAATATTATCGCTGTTGGTGTTGACGGCAGCAAGCCGGCACAGGCCCGTATCACTAAGTTTGCTTCGGATGGAAAGATAGAATTTGATAAGGCATTCGGTGCACATAGCCTGCTCTCGAATGTATTAATAGATGAGGACGAGAACATCGTTGCCGTTGGTGGTGATGCTGGTGATGGAGAAGGGAAAGCTTATATGGTAAAGATAGATGGAAAAGGAGAGAAGCAGTTTGAATTGAGTTTTGGTAAACCCGGGGCTGTATTCGAGAAAATGTTATTGCTAGAGGATGGTGCTGTGCTTGCGATGGGAGGAGGTGCTTATGGTACCGGGAACGCCAGTCGTATTGCCAAAGTTAACAACGAAGGACAGGTTGTGTTTGATAAAGAGTATAGCACTGTAGATGGTAAATTTAACGCCATGAAAGTAAACGACCTTGGCCAGATATTTGCCTGTGCGGAAGAGAAGGATAAAGGCCGGTTAGTCAAATTACGTCCGGATGGAACAGAGCTTTTTAATAAGGAGATAGATGCCGCCTTGTATGCCCTTGAGGTAGGTAAAAACGGACGTGTGGTGGCTGCCGGCGGGAACATCAATAGCAATACAGGTAAGATTGTGAAGTTGTTACCTGATGGTACCCTACAGGTAAATAAGAACGCAGGAACCTTATTCCAGCATTTATTGCTGACGGAAGATGACGAGATCTGTGTGGTGGCTAGAGAGGGTTATCGGCTGATGAAGTTCAGTCCTGATGGTGAGATGATGTTTGATAAGGAGTTGGGTAAATATGATGCCAAGACTACCCTGTCCGCATTGTTAATGAGCCCCGCCGGTGAAATATTGGCTGCTGGCGGTGGTGAACACGATGGTAACCGTATTATAAAGATCAGCCATGGTGTAACGATTAATGATATTGTTGTATCCGAACCATTGAATGGTTTAGCGAATGCGACGATGACCATTACGTTATCCGGTTTCTTACGCAGTAACGGTGTGCGGACGCCGGTAAATGTGCATTATAAAGCTATCGCTAACAAAACAGGTGCAGGTACTGCTGATTTCGACGCAACGGAAGGAACTATTTCTTTTGTGCCTTCTGAGTATGCTGCCGGAGCGATTATTTCCAAGACGATACAGATACCCATCAAGAGCGATAATTTACTGGAAGGAAAAGAGTCATTCCATGTCGAATTACTGGATGCGTCTGAGCTGCACCTGACTAAGGCGAAGGGAGAGGTGGCTATCCTGGACCAACCAGCTATTGTTAAATTCACCGGCGGAAACGCCGGTGCTGAACCTGCAACGGATGTACTTTTTGCTGCCGGTTTATTTAAGCGGGATAATACGCCGTTGGTAAACGCGACGACTAAGCCGGTGAAACTGACCTATAAATTTGGTAATGGTACAGCCTTAGCCGGAGCGGATTTTGTGAATAGTCTGAAGGCTCCGTTTGAAATAGCCAGCGGTGCATCTACTGCCTCTTTATCTGTAAAAGTAAAAGACGATAATCGATTTGAACTGGCAGAAACTGTAGTGTTGGTATTAAGTGAGATCAAAGCAGATAATGAAGCAAATGTGGGGTATAATGGAGATGTAACTTCTATTTCGGCCTCTCAGTATATTCATGATCAGGCTGCTTATATCACGCTGGTGAAGTTGACTGATGCGAACGAGTCCAGTACTGCTCCGGTAAGTATGTTTAAATGTATCCTGGTGAAAGCTGCTGATCAGAGTGTACAAACGAATTGCACCGGTAGTGATATCAATATATATTTCTCTGTGGACTCCTCCAGTACCGCGGCTAACGGGCGAGATTATGTGATCATGAACGGAGATATGGTAAAGATCACGGGAGATTGTGCATTTAGTGAGACGGATATACAAGTAGCTTTGGTGAATGACCGGATCAAGGAAAATGATGCATCTGTTGTATTGAAATTGAGAGAAGCTACCAGTGCAGCTAATATAGGTATTCTGAAGATAGTACCCGACCTGAAACTAAATACAGCGCTGGCTATTATTCATGATGATGATAATGATGCGGGAGAGACGGTGCTGTCTGTAAAATAA
- a CDS encoding FecR family protein: protein MRRTKYTKEYVYQLILEKLLGEISREDDIELERIMQHDVHAYICWLDMKDAQTATNGEFLDDARAELTWCRITDKLSKIPVEEEPVLLPLPSSRWRWAVAAMLLICTGTAYFLYLSTKTHLPIIPGISMNNQSVTPSVQPGTTVQGHFTPVSPPNFTDTGKTIITHLDSSAILAAQLKQDSIDDVNTEWNTLTVPAKVDYKFDLSDGTEVHLNAASTLRFPFIFPGKTREVYLEGEAYFTVAHNPKQPFIVHTNTTSIRALGTAFNVNSYDADQTTTSLVQGSVVTDVGDSLDVVLKPGYQAIYKAGERFKIKRFDEEMTLSWRNGIYAFKNKTLKELAPVMERWYGMKMIIDATPLLTQTFTGSIEREKPLDIFLRSLRETTTLDYYILGSTIHFKIKEVVSEVADMYD from the coding sequence ATGAGACGGACAAAATATACCAAAGAATACGTCTACCAGTTAATATTAGAAAAACTGCTCGGAGAGATATCCCGCGAAGACGATATTGAACTGGAACGGATCATGCAGCACGATGTACATGCATACATTTGCTGGCTCGATATGAAAGATGCGCAAACCGCCACTAACGGCGAGTTCCTCGACGATGCGAGAGCAGAGCTGACCTGGTGCCGCATTACAGATAAATTAAGCAAGATCCCGGTCGAAGAAGAACCTGTCCTGTTACCGCTTCCCTCTTCCCGTTGGAGATGGGCGGTCGCCGCCATGTTACTGATATGTACAGGCACTGCTTATTTCCTCTATCTTTCTACCAAGACCCATCTGCCCATAATTCCCGGGATCAGCATGAACAACCAGTCGGTGACGCCTTCCGTACAACCAGGGACCACCGTACAGGGACATTTTACACCTGTATCGCCTCCTAACTTTACAGACACCGGAAAAACAATTATCACCCACCTCGACAGTAGCGCAATACTAGCTGCCCAACTCAAACAAGACTCTATAGACGATGTCAATACAGAATGGAATACCCTCACCGTTCCAGCTAAAGTCGACTATAAATTCGACCTCTCCGATGGTACAGAAGTACACCTGAACGCAGCCTCCACCCTCCGCTTTCCCTTCATATTCCCGGGTAAGACCCGCGAAGTTTACCTGGAAGGCGAAGCCTACTTCACCGTAGCACATAATCCTAAACAACCTTTCATCGTCCATACTAATACCACCTCTATCAGGGCCCTGGGAACCGCATTCAACGTCAATTCCTACGATGCCGATCAAACCACTACCTCGCTGGTACAAGGCTCCGTTGTCACAGACGTAGGCGATAGTCTCGATGTCGTACTAAAGCCAGGATACCAGGCCATCTATAAAGCAGGCGAACGTTTTAAGATAAAACGCTTCGACGAGGAAATGACCCTCTCCTGGCGTAATGGTATCTACGCCTTCAAAAATAAAACCCTGAAAGAATTGGCTCCCGTAATGGAAAGATGGTATGGCATGAAAATGATCATAGACGCAACCCCATTACTTACACAGACATTTACCGGAAGTATTGAACGCGAAAAGCCGTTAGACATATTCCTCCGCTCTTTACGCGAAACAACAACATTGGACTATTATATACTTGGCAGCACCATCCACTTTAAAATAAAAGAAGTGGTCAGTGAAGTAGCAGACATGTATGACTAA
- a CDS encoding OmpA family protein — translation MIRTRRRQLFEVLLFLPGLMILFASCKITNSALGDRGKVQRAERLYKRQEYEKAISLCSAVLNNGNRDEALLRGAKLQLARIYFETRQFEKTISLYDELLQTPQKDVWVTDVINYIDLLKRTGRISKARKTTELYAKSFNENARFTNLQRSLDNFYSFFNPDSLRHMKVDSLRLSLPGYQYGLALYRNDIVFISNEVKKDKAQSFYTNSRLYMITEDGIAPFNHTLRGVLQVGPAAFYEDGHKVIFTSNRYNDVKTEKQSFISNKNTTQLLSASYQPQQDTWSKPAPLRLYGRSDNYSFLHPSIANKGKRLYFASDMPGGYGGTDIYYTDWDKKEKRWKAPVNLGPGINTNGNELYPFFFEEKLLFASNGLPGFGGLDIFIAKLNEKDTAPVHLPYPVNTQFDDLNPVLDQAHSLLYFTSDRSGIHDNDHIYVLNLKKHMLPQLDLPVPGRPVKQEEKVPYTVTPSNRAVITYVGNKEGDTPLSEPVKQAIVHNEQERALTETGSAFVAKKKDPGVIYFDLDSYVPQDQEWYKLDTLFLDWKRHPERTFLVAGHADVTGPESHNLNLSKNRAMYIKESLRSRGVDPARIKVSYFGSTKPLLAVEQDTISQDKALFLQAQGINRRCEVSISAN, via the coding sequence ATGATCAGAACTAGACGTCGTCAACTGTTCGAGGTACTGCTATTTTTGCCAGGTTTGATGATCTTGTTTGCGTCCTGTAAAATAACCAACAGTGCTCTTGGTGACCGGGGTAAGGTGCAACGGGCTGAGCGGTTATATAAGAGGCAGGAATATGAAAAAGCGATTTCCCTATGCAGTGCGGTGTTGAACAATGGCAACCGGGATGAAGCTTTGCTTCGCGGTGCCAAATTGCAGCTGGCACGTATTTATTTTGAAACCCGGCAGTTCGAGAAAACGATCAGCCTTTATGATGAATTACTACAGACACCGCAGAAGGATGTTTGGGTAACGGATGTGATCAACTATATAGATCTGCTGAAGCGTACGGGTCGCATTTCGAAGGCCAGGAAAACTACGGAGCTTTATGCAAAGAGCTTTAATGAAAATGCCCGATTTACGAACTTGCAGCGTTCACTGGATAATTTTTATAGCTTTTTTAATCCGGATTCCTTACGTCATATGAAGGTGGACAGTCTCCGGCTGAGTTTACCAGGCTATCAGTATGGTCTTGCCTTGTACAGGAATGATATTGTGTTTATATCTAATGAAGTAAAGAAGGATAAAGCACAATCATTCTATACGAATTCCAGGTTGTATATGATCACGGAAGATGGCATAGCTCCATTCAATCATACGCTTCGTGGTGTTTTGCAGGTAGGGCCGGCAGCATTTTATGAAGACGGGCATAAGGTAATTTTTACGTCGAACAGGTATAATGATGTAAAAACTGAAAAGCAATCTTTCATTAGTAATAAAAACACCACACAATTACTCAGTGCCAGTTATCAGCCGCAGCAGGATACCTGGAGTAAGCCAGCGCCTCTAAGGTTATATGGACGTTCTGATAATTACTCTTTCCTCCATCCATCTATTGCAAATAAGGGTAAGCGGTTATATTTTGCATCGGATATGCCTGGGGGTTATGGCGGGACAGATATTTACTATACGGACTGGGATAAAAAGGAGAAGCGCTGGAAGGCGCCTGTCAATCTTGGACCAGGTATTAATACAAACGGGAATGAACTATACCCGTTTTTCTTTGAGGAAAAGTTACTATTTGCATCTAATGGCTTGCCTGGTTTTGGCGGACTGGATATTTTTATTGCCAAATTGAATGAAAAAGATACTGCGCCTGTGCATTTGCCCTATCCTGTGAATACACAGTTTGATGACCTGAATCCTGTATTGGATCAGGCGCATTCGCTTTTATATTTCACCTCGGATCGTTCAGGGATTCACGACAATGATCACATTTATGTACTTAATCTGAAGAAGCATATGCTTCCTCAACTGGATTTACCTGTGCCCGGCAGACCGGTAAAACAGGAGGAGAAGGTACCTTATACCGTTACTCCATCGAACCGGGCTGTTATTACTTATGTAGGTAATAAGGAAGGAGATACACCGTTATCGGAGCCCGTGAAACAGGCGATAGTTCATAATGAGCAAGAGCGGGCATTAACTGAAACAGGGTCGGCATTTGTTGCCAAGAAAAAGGACCCCGGTGTTATCTATTTTGATCTGGATTCGTATGTGCCACAGGATCAGGAGTGGTATAAGTTAGATACTCTTTTTCTGGACTGGAAGAGACATCCTGAGCGTACTTTCCTGGTGGCAGGTCATGCAGACGTGACAGGACCTGAGTCACACAATCTTAATCTTTCGAAGAACCGGGCAATGTATATAAAGGAAAGTTTAAGAAGCCGCGGAGTGGATCCCGCCCGTATCAAGGTGAGTTATTTTGGCTCGACCAAACCACTGCTGGCTGTAGAGCAGGATACCATTTCGCAGGATAAGGCATTGTTCCTTCAGGCACAAGGTATTAATCGTCGTTGTGAGGTGAGTATATCAGCTAACTAA